A single genomic interval of Bradyrhizobium sp. CCBAU 53338 harbors:
- a CDS encoding transcriptional regulator domain-containing protein, with the protein MAQVDWRSPDSYDYLNNADPTDIAWEFVRRNPEYQRDYQAVIAKSPTGEVTEEFRRKWGICFRP; encoded by the coding sequence ATGGCCCAAGTCGATTGGCGCTCCCCGGACTCCTACGACTACCTGAATAATGCTGACCCCACTGATATCGCTTGGGAGTTCGTGCGTCGCAATCCTGAATACCAACGTGACTACCAGGCTGTGATCGCCAAGAGCCCGACGGGTGAAGTCACCGAGGAATTCAGGAGGAAGTGGGGCATCTGCTTTCGCCCATGA
- a CDS encoding DUF2840 domain-containing protein, with amino-acid sequence MSDLTEVEVLWLEKRIENRVRFGRNVEERKLDRHRRVLAFAPGSIFAFVRWTSNDFGTVISRIDILRAVAAGQRCSTVPYVKPGGDILLRLSGWPKVERVLQMIDAVEALGIDPADVAPDHWQHVHNRLSVNESPRPYTKARHQAWLRRRRIIR; translated from the coding sequence ATGAGCGATCTCACCGAGGTGGAAGTGCTGTGGCTGGAGAAGCGGATCGAGAACCGGGTTCGATTTGGCCGCAATGTCGAGGAACGGAAGCTCGATCGCCATCGTCGCGTCCTGGCATTTGCTCCAGGCAGCATCTTTGCGTTCGTTCGTTGGACGTCGAATGATTTCGGGACGGTGATTTCGCGCATTGATATCCTGCGTGCCGTCGCCGCGGGTCAGCGCTGCTCGACCGTGCCCTATGTGAAGCCAGGAGGCGACATTCTGCTTCGCCTTTCTGGCTGGCCGAAGGTCGAGCGCGTGCTGCAGATGATCGATGCCGTCGAGGCACTTGGTATCGATCCGGCTGATGTCGCCCCAGATCATTGGCAGCATGTCCACAACCGTCTTTCCGTCAATGAAAGCCCACGTCCCTACACGAAAGCTCGCCATCAGGCCTGGCTTCGCCGGCGGAGGATCATCCGATGA
- a CDS encoding S26 family signal peptidase produces the protein MRGRMMTLLAMCGAAAAIAVTIVEGRTPAFIWNASPSVPIGLYRLRSAETLYVTELVAVQPPEPLASFLDLKGYLPLGLPMLKRILALPGQTVCRTGLAISVDNIAMGEARERDGRGRPLPDWQGCRVVGPAELFLMNWQSDESFDGRYFGFLPAAAVIGRADPVWTSEE, from the coding sequence ATGAGAGGGCGGATGATGACGCTGCTTGCGATGTGCGGGGCTGCCGCAGCGATCGCCGTAACCATCGTGGAAGGGCGAACGCCGGCCTTCATCTGGAATGCATCGCCGAGCGTGCCCATCGGCCTTTACCGCCTGCGTTCCGCAGAGACTTTGTATGTCACGGAGCTGGTTGCGGTTCAGCCGCCTGAACCGCTGGCGAGCTTCCTCGACCTGAAGGGCTATTTGCCGCTCGGCCTTCCTATGCTCAAACGTATCCTCGCGCTCCCCGGGCAGACGGTTTGCAGAACAGGCCTCGCCATCTCGGTGGACAACATTGCTATGGGTGAGGCGCGTGAGCGTGACGGCCGCGGCCGTCCGCTGCCAGACTGGCAGGGCTGCCGCGTCGTCGGGCCGGCCGAGCTCTTTCTCATGAACTGGCAATCGGATGAGTCCTTCGACGGCCGGTATTTTGGCTTTCTTCCAGCCGCAGCCGTGATCGGCCGTGCGGACCCGGTGTGGACCTCGGAGGAGTGA
- a CDS encoding lytic transglycosylase domain-containing protein: MRCVRHIHFTMRLFDGPQGPFSIPAPPCKGDVREEHLPLLNGAHKGFLHREEARRRTYLAQFGARLFAAPFLLLVLALCSASVAEETATGAEHEGAQPFETFIIEASQRFSIPVSWIVEVMAVESTGDVRARSPKGAMGLMQLMPDTWAELRRRHALGSDPFDPRDNILAGTAYLREMLDRFGPNGVFAAYHAGPLRYQEHLAGRPLPVETQAYVKRLGSVLDVDQQPTWKAGVTSSASSLLIPQSTHKPTDMPRTDDRSIRIVPSADIMNAISSRDILRIVPSSTGLFVARTDSRTMQ; the protein is encoded by the coding sequence ATGAGGTGTGTTCGTCATATTCATTTCACCATGCGCTTGTTCGATGGACCGCAAGGCCCTTTCTCCATTCCGGCTCCTCCATGCAAAGGCGATGTTAGGGAGGAACACCTCCCGCTGCTGAATGGCGCGCACAAAGGCTTTCTCCATCGGGAAGAGGCGCGCAGGAGGACGTACCTGGCACAGTTTGGCGCGCGCCTGTTCGCTGCACCCTTCCTGTTGCTCGTGCTCGCGCTTTGCAGTGCTTCGGTCGCCGAGGAGACAGCAACAGGGGCGGAGCACGAAGGGGCCCAGCCATTCGAAACCTTCATCATCGAAGCTTCACAGCGTTTTTCCATTCCAGTCTCCTGGATTGTCGAGGTGATGGCTGTCGAAAGCACTGGAGACGTTCGTGCCAGATCGCCCAAAGGCGCCATGGGGCTGATGCAGCTCATGCCCGACACCTGGGCCGAATTGCGCCGCCGGCACGCCCTCGGCAGCGATCCGTTCGACCCCCGTGACAACATCCTGGCAGGAACGGCGTATCTGCGTGAAATGCTCGACCGCTTCGGACCGAACGGCGTATTTGCTGCCTATCACGCAGGACCGCTGCGCTATCAGGAGCATCTTGCCGGGCGTCCATTGCCTGTCGAAACCCAAGCCTATGTGAAGAGGCTTGGGTCCGTGCTGGACGTCGATCAGCAACCGACCTGGAAGGCTGGCGTCACGTCATCAGCATCGTCGCTGCTCATTCCGCAGTCAACTCATAAGCCAACTGACATGCCGAGAACGGACGACCGGTCGATAAGGATTGTGCCTTCGGCAGACATCATGAACGCTATCTCCTCGCGAGATATTCTGCGGATCGTTCCAAGCTCGACTGGTCTATTCGTGGCGCGGACCGATTCTCGCACCATGCAATGA
- a CDS encoding MFS transporter, whose translation MTAPLRHRTFRRIWTASLVSNLGSLVQGVGVAWAMTEMSSSADKVALVQTALGLPVMLIAIPAGAIADLHDRRIVALISLGIALTASATLAVLALLGLLTPDLLLGLCFAAGCGTAMLGPAWQAAVGEQVPPQALPAAVALNGISYNIARSVGPAVGGIIVASAGTVAAFTFNTISFVPLIAALYLWKRASERSRLPPERLGHAILLGVRYITNSPPIMIVLVRTIIFGLVSGAILALLPVVVRDRLLGGAPTYGVMLGAFGLGAILGAINISLVRERLSSEAAMRCCTLSMAAGIATLALSHNPLMAAFGLVLAGTGWTLSWTLLNIGVQLSAPRWVAARSLAAYQAAASGGLAIGSWGWGHLTDIAGVETALLVAASLMLASPLVGLRLRMPSVGEGAEEGSLLEDPQVRLPVRGRDGPVVIEIEYRVEQKNAPDFREAMQELRLVRQRNGAYGWSIAQNMADPEAWIERYHFHTWHDYLRQRNRSTMAEQALEGAVIKDYHVGPGKVRVRRTIEGFARG comes from the coding sequence ATTACCGCCCCTCTGCGGCACCGCACGTTCCGCCGCATCTGGACCGCCAGCCTGGTGTCAAATCTCGGTAGTTTGGTACAGGGAGTCGGGGTGGCCTGGGCTATGACCGAAATGTCATCGTCAGCGGACAAGGTCGCGCTGGTCCAAACCGCTCTCGGATTGCCGGTGATGCTCATTGCGATTCCGGCCGGCGCAATTGCTGACCTGCATGACCGGCGCATCGTGGCATTGATTTCACTCGGTATTGCACTGACCGCCAGCGCTACGCTGGCGGTACTCGCTTTGCTGGGATTGCTTACGCCGGACCTCTTGCTTGGTCTCTGCTTTGCAGCAGGCTGTGGCACCGCGATGTTGGGACCCGCGTGGCAGGCGGCAGTGGGCGAGCAAGTGCCTCCACAAGCCCTGCCCGCCGCAGTTGCGTTGAATGGCATCAGCTACAACATCGCGCGGAGCGTAGGTCCGGCAGTCGGGGGTATCATTGTGGCCTCCGCCGGGACCGTAGCCGCGTTCACATTCAACACGATCTCGTTCGTGCCACTTATCGCCGCGCTCTATCTATGGAAGCGCGCAAGTGAGCGGTCGCGTCTCCCACCGGAACGGCTCGGCCATGCCATCCTGTTGGGCGTCCGGTACATCACGAACTCGCCACCTATTATGATCGTGTTGGTCCGAACGATCATATTCGGGTTGGTCAGCGGAGCTATCCTGGCGCTGTTGCCAGTGGTCGTACGTGATCGCCTTCTCGGTGGCGCGCCAACTTACGGCGTGATGCTGGGCGCCTTTGGCCTGGGAGCCATTTTGGGAGCGATCAATATCTCGCTGGTGCGCGAGCGCTTAAGTAGCGAAGCCGCCATGAGATGCTGCACGCTGTCCATGGCAGCGGGTATTGCAACTCTGGCACTAAGCCACAATCCGTTGATGGCTGCGTTCGGATTGGTTCTGGCTGGTACAGGGTGGACGTTGTCTTGGACGCTCTTGAACATCGGCGTACAGCTTTCTGCACCCCGCTGGGTTGCCGCGAGGTCTCTGGCGGCGTACCAGGCCGCCGCATCCGGCGGTCTTGCCATAGGCAGCTGGGGGTGGGGACATCTCACCGACATCGCCGGCGTTGAAACAGCGCTGCTTGTCGCAGCCTCGCTGATGCTGGCATCTCCTCTGGTCGGCCTACGATTGCGGATGCCTTCTGTTGGTGAGGGTGCCGAAGAGGGAAGCCTCCTCGAAGATCCGCAGGTGCGGTTGCCGGTCAGGGGGCGCGACGGACCTGTGGTGATCGAGATCGAATATCGGGTGGAGCAGAAAAACGCTCCGGACTTTCGGGAGGCCATGCAAGAGCTTCGGCTCGTCAGGCAGCGCAATGGCGCCTACGGTTGGTCGATCGCACAAAACATGGCAGACCCAGAAGCGTGGATCGAGCGCTATCACTTCCACACCTGGCACGACTACCTGCGCCAGCGCAACCGCTCCACCATGGCCGAGCAAGCTCTGGAAGGCGCTGTGATAAAAGACTACCACGTTGGTCCCGGCAAAGTGCGTGTCCGCCGCACGATCGAGGGTTTTGCTCGGGGATAG
- a CDS encoding replication initiator protein A yields MRRIQQADRHQLELFRALPGDLAPRDAQDLMAYPFFSLAKTKRIVPIDFCAGTTSIRVEAVPEHGMATIWDADVLIWAASQIVEARDAGLKTSRLIAATPYEILTFVGRGTSARDYDRLKAGLDRLQSTTVLTSIRQPAERRRHRFSWINEWKEAADAYGRPFGIELILPDWFYAGVIDDALVLTIDRAYFDLTGGLERWLYRLVRKHGGRQRGGWSFDLAHLHAKSGSLSPLKHFAYDVRQIVQRQTLPGYRLVLTRDPNGRERLNFASIPNLPVTARLSARRSGPISGDNL; encoded by the coding sequence ATGCGACGCATTCAGCAAGCCGACCGCCATCAGCTTGAGCTTTTCCGCGCCCTGCCGGGAGATCTTGCTCCACGCGATGCGCAGGATCTGATGGCTTATCCATTCTTTTCGCTGGCTAAGACCAAAAGGATCGTGCCCATCGATTTCTGCGCCGGAACAACCTCAATCCGCGTCGAAGCTGTCCCGGAGCACGGCATGGCAACGATCTGGGACGCCGACGTCCTGATTTGGGCTGCCTCCCAGATCGTCGAAGCTCGCGATGCCGGTCTGAAAACATCACGCCTGATAGCCGCAACGCCATATGAGATTCTGACGTTCGTCGGCCGCGGCACCAGCGCACGCGACTACGACCGGCTGAAGGCAGGTCTTGACAGACTTCAGTCAACGACCGTGCTGACCTCGATCCGTCAACCCGCAGAACGGCGGCGGCACCGCTTCTCCTGGATTAACGAGTGGAAGGAAGCCGCTGATGCATATGGCAGACCATTTGGGATCGAACTGATCCTGCCAGATTGGTTCTATGCCGGCGTGATCGATGACGCTCTCGTTCTGACGATCGACCGCGCCTATTTCGACCTGACAGGTGGCCTTGAGCGCTGGCTTTACCGGCTGGTGCGCAAGCACGGCGGCCGGCAGCGCGGCGGCTGGAGCTTCGACCTTGCCCATCTTCATGCCAAGTCCGGCAGCCTCTCGCCGCTCAAGCATTTTGCCTACGACGTTCGACAGATTGTCCAGCGGCAGACATTGCCGGGCTATCGGCTCGTCCTCACGCGCGATCCAAACGGCCGCGAGCGGCTGAACTTCGCCTCGATCCCAAACCTTCCCGTTACGGCGCGCCTGTCGGCGCGTCGTTCGGGACCAATTTCAGGGGACAACCTGTGA
- a CDS encoding DUF2285 domain-containing protein → MRRAADGWHAVLRIGTVNHRVWLKDEPSIGHRYAAKLPFDENLPPRAHAARRLWRALNGRAAGPAFHELSKQRRDRLRQVARALDARHAGSSYRVIALALLGKKSVPKQAWKTHDSRSLIIRLVHDGFSLMRGGYCRLLRSGRRNK, encoded by the coding sequence ATGCGTCGCGCCGCTGATGGGTGGCACGCCGTGCTGCGCATCGGGACCGTGAACCACCGTGTCTGGTTGAAGGATGAACCTTCCATTGGTCATCGCTATGCCGCCAAACTTCCCTTCGATGAGAACTTGCCGCCGCGAGCGCATGCAGCTCGCAGATTGTGGCGCGCGCTCAACGGACGCGCGGCAGGCCCCGCTTTCCACGAACTTTCCAAACAGCGCCGGGATCGCCTAAGGCAAGTCGCGCGTGCGCTCGACGCACGTCATGCCGGTAGCAGCTATCGTGTGATCGCGTTGGCACTGCTTGGAAAGAAAAGCGTCCCAAAGCAAGCCTGGAAGACCCACGATTCCCGTAGCCTCATCATCCGTCTGGTACACGACGGCTTCTCCTTGATGCGGGGCGGCTATTGCAGGCTTCTGCGCTCCGGGCGCAGGAACAAATAG
- a CDS encoding DUF2285 domain-containing protein codes for MTKFNLNPEVADAPPAGDAMTSYDEQHVVTYMRLLQAESEGADWSEVARIVLHIDSDREPERARTAYQTHVQRAKWLTEQGRLLRGPRST; via the coding sequence ATGACCAAGTTCAACTTAAATCCCGAAGTGGCCGATGCCCCTCCCGCTGGGGACGCCATGACCTCCTACGACGAACAGCATGTCGTAACCTACATGCGCCTTCTGCAGGCGGAGAGCGAGGGGGCCGATTGGTCCGAGGTCGCTCGGATCGTGTTGCACATCGACTCCGATCGCGAGCCGGAGCGTGCGCGTACTGCATACCAGACACATGTTCAGCGCGCGAAGTGGTTGACCGAACAGGGACGTCTGTTGCGCGGACCTAGATCAACCTAG
- a CDS encoding AlpA family transcriptional regulator produces MPDPTAGLPPRFLRTPEAARYLGLSGRTLEKHRTYGTGPTYRKIGGRVVYALDDLKAWADLGAKTSTSDPGKDTVLPAKKHSQLRRYAGQEHR; encoded by the coding sequence ATGCCCGATCCGACCGCCGGACTTCCTCCGCGTTTCCTGCGCACTCCCGAGGCTGCACGCTACCTCGGCCTGTCTGGCCGCACGCTGGAAAAACATCGCACTTACGGTACCGGGCCGACCTACCGGAAGATCGGCGGCCGCGTCGTCTACGCCTTGGACGACCTGAAAGCGTGGGCCGATCTCGGCGCCAAAACGTCCACTTCTGACCCTGGCAAAGACACGGTGCTGCCGGCCAAAAAGCATTCGCAACTACGTCGTTATGCCGGCCAGGAACACCGCTGA
- a CDS encoding DUF736 domain-containing protein, translated as MANIGTFKKVGNDFQGEIVTLSLQARGVRIVAETNRSNENAPSHRIYVGRAEIGAAWSKRSEEGRDYLSIKLDDPSFNAPIYASLFDDEGGEGYNLLWSRPRKNGE; from the coding sequence ATGGCTAATATCGGAACTTTCAAGAAGGTCGGCAATGATTTCCAGGGCGAGATCGTCACGCTGAGCTTGCAGGCTAGGGGCGTCCGCATCGTCGCCGAGACCAACCGCTCCAACGAGAACGCGCCCAGCCACCGCATCTATGTGGGTCGGGCCGAGATCGGCGCAGCCTGGTCGAAGCGCTCCGAAGAGGGCCGCGACTACCTCTCGATCAAGCTTGACGATCCCTCCTTCAACGCGCCGATCTACGCGAGCCTGTTCGACGACGAAGGTGGCGAGGGCTACAACCTGCTCTGGTCCCGGCCGCGCAAGAACGGCGAGTGA
- a CDS encoding helix-turn-helix domain-containing protein gives MKARALVAWNIRRIRVDRGIPQEQLAYDAGIDRSYMSGLERKLENPTIDLLDRLADTLGVQLNELFLPLPKGATIHKTLPKGRKSTRLDRKKK, from the coding sequence ATGAAAGCTCGCGCACTCGTAGCCTGGAATATACGCCGGATACGCGTCGATCGCGGTATTCCGCAGGAGCAATTGGCTTATGACGCGGGAATAGATCGTTCGTATATGAGTGGTCTTGAGCGGAAGTTGGAAAATCCTACGATTGATTTGCTTGACCGGTTGGCTGACACCCTCGGTGTCCAACTCAACGAGTTATTCCTTCCATTACCAAAGGGCGCTACGATCCATAAAACATTGCCTAAAGGGCGCAAATCGACCCGACTTGACCGCAAGAAGAAATAA
- a CDS encoding helix-turn-helix domain-containing protein, with protein MDMRKLVGRNFAKLRKQKRFTQEKFADLSGFTQQYISDLERGRRNPTVVSLFQLASALGVTPVDLIAPDEEARNEGKLAKRK; from the coding sequence ATGGACATGCGCAAGTTGGTCGGCCGGAATTTCGCAAAGCTGCGGAAGCAAAAGCGCTTTACGCAGGAGAAGTTCGCCGACCTGTCCGGCTTTACTCAACAATACATCAGCGACTTGGAACGCGGCCGCCGCAATCCAACCGTCGTAAGCCTGTTCCAGCTCGCCAGTGCGTTGGGCGTCACTCCGGTTGATCTCATCGCGCCGGACGAGGAGGCGCGAAACGAAGGAAAACTGGCCAAGCGGAAGTAA